A genomic window from Solanum stenotomum isolate F172 chromosome 10, ASM1918654v1, whole genome shotgun sequence includes:
- the LOC125841325 gene encoding uncharacterized protein LOC125841325, with amino-acid sequence MDSSYQIVAKSKHRNYYSAFPSCFRRPIEVAATALPLPQPPVAVATNPNLATSLYNTHLGLFALTWSRNLFGRSFHIHFLLNGLSSPHLSPSFHLHIKPFVFWKKHGSKKLDNNVHIFWDLSKAKFGSGPEPRSGFYVAAIVNGDMVLLVGDLPKEAYSRTRARKPDKYSNSNMVLRREHVCGNKLYITKAKFGGKEREISIDCRIGEDPRLYFSVDNKRALQIKHLKWKFRGNERIEVDGVGVVVSWDVYNWLFDDDEDGYALFMFKFEKSSLDELNNGVEMWSQQSCGFGFETKMMKKGVLRSSSSSSSLSSASSSCSSSVMEWASTEENELKDPSGFSLLVYAWKT; translated from the coding sequence ATGGACTCCTCTTATCAAATTGTTGCCAAGTCCAAACACCGCAACTATTACTCTGCTTTCCCTTCTTGTTTTCGACGCCCTATTGAAGTGGCTGCCACCGCTCTTCCTCTGCCGCAGCCACCAGTTGCAGTAGCTACTAATCCCAATCTAGCCACCTCCCTCTACAACACCCACCTCGGCCTTTTTGCTTTAACTTGGTCACGCAACCTCTTCGGCAGATCTTTTCACATCCATTTCCTCCTCAATGGCCTCTCTTCTCCTCATCTATCCCCTTCTTTCCACCTCCACATCAAGCCTTTTGTTTTCTGGAAGAAACACGGATCTAAGAAGCTCGATAACAATGTTCACATCTTTTGGGATCTTTCCAAAGCTAAATTCGGATCTGGCCCTGAACCTCGATCTGGATTCTACGTCGCTGCTATCGTTAACGGAGACATGGTTCTTCTCGTTGGTGATTTACCCAAAGAAGCTTATTCAAGGACCCGAGCTCGAAAGCCAGATAAGTATTCGAATTCGAACATGGTGCTGAGAAGGGAACATGTGTGTGGGAACAAACTGTACATAACAAAAGCAAAGTTTGGTGGAAAAGAGAGAGAAATCTCAATTGATTGCAGGATTGGGGAAGATCCAAGGTTGTATTTCAGTGTGGACAACAAAAGGGCGTTGCAGATTAAGCATTTGAAATGGAAATTCAGAGGGAATGAGAGAATTGAAGTAGATGGGGTTGGAGTAGTGGTGTCATGGGATGTGTATAATTGGTTgtttgatgatgatgaagatggttatgctttgttcatgttcaaatttgAGAAATCAAGTTTGGATGAATTGAATAATGGAGTTGAGATGTGGTCCCAACAATCTTGTGGATTTGGGTTTGAGACAAAGATGATGAAGAAAGGTGTATTGAGAAgttcatcatcttcatcatctttgtcttcagcatcttcaagttgtagtagctctgtaatGGAGTGGGCAAGCACAGAAGAAAATGAATTGAAGGATCCCTCTGGATTTTCTTTGCTGGTTTATGCTTGGAAAACCTGA